TAAACGCTGACAGATGTTTCCAGCGTGTTCGTTAAACGTATCTAGCGATTTTATATTAcgaatatacgtatttaattACCGAATATAGTTGAAACTTTGAATATCTTATACTATAGAAATGCGGAAGTCCTTCTGAATATTGCGATTacaatcttcttttctctttcttattgCAGTGAACTCGACCATCTGGTGGTTGATCTCTTTCATCCTCTAACTATATCTTATCTATTTCCTATTTCTCTTCATAATATGATGCAAAACTACCCTCACTGAGAATAAAATAGTTCAGACTTCGAAGATATACCACGCGAGGTGTTCTTAACGTGACCAGATAAGACTGGAAACTAGAATGATGAAAATCCCCCCCTAGCTAGACAACTACGAGTGGAAACAAAACGTTTCTCAGTCTATGTCGATCACATCCGGATACTCCGCTGATCCCTTTCGCTGGCGCATCTTACGGCGCAGCAGGACCGTCCTCAGGATGCTCGGTGATCGTAGACCCGCGACTTCCGGCCGCGGGGCATGCTGCTACGCGGCCTTATGTCTTTTCCTCTGTTCCCTCCGCGTTAAATTCGACGCACCTGGACTGCCCGATGTACTGCTCTTCTCGCAATCGGCAGTTGGTAATGGTTTCAACTCtctgaaaaagatatattatgatttttatttgttatatactttcaaattaataatatatgatatagcgctatatgtatatactgtTTAATGTATTGTTAAGTAATAGTTATaccattatatgtataatatagtaCAGTAGCatagtacaaatataataaatgtttatgtttaaattttattattatttatgagtaataaagatataaatcttCGGAAAATTCTGGATTATCTCTTACCTTTTCAAAATTGTTGTAATATAGTGCATTCATTCATAATGTCTAAATTaagtactaaaaatatttagattaaaattgaattacaacTTTGCAATAATTGATATTACTTGCTAAACAatatacttttacttttaagaaataaagatatacataaattctgTTAGTTAATTTAGATATATGCTACATTGTCATTCATcaaaaaagttttatatatatatatatagcttcAATAAAAGATgcttattttaaaaagttatagaaTAATTCTAAACGGACCTGTAATTAAGAAGCTCCTCGTCATCGGGCACTCTAGTTATGAGGTCTAGAAGCTCGTTGTTTGGAACCGAGTGAGGCCGGACAATTTTCCTGGAGAATTTATTGACGCCCCATACTAGGATAAGGTATCTTAGTGGGATGAAATACAGGACAGCAACACCGAGGATCGCCAAAATCATGGCTAAATAACTCAAATAAGGAACAGTGAAATTGAAGAGATTCTTCACTCTTTCACAGAGGCTGGCTATGTAACCGATCGAGTTCTGAACAGTCTGGGTGACCTCCTGAATCGCTTGCAAGCGTTCCTTTAgactttttttctcttcctgaAAGGAAGAACCAAAATAATCCATTTTAGAGAAAATCTGATAAAAGAAgatttactaaaaaataagaaaatatactgaagaaataaaattttggtcttaattttttattaaaaattttatttaaaataatagtaataccaatagtaattagtaataataataaaatgttttctgtATGTTAGGACGTATAATCAAGGTCAATCTTTAACTCGATGAAGTCGATTTGACCAATATCGGCACACATCAATTCGACGTTTGAATAGGTCGAAGGTTGAATCGAAGAAAGCGCCAGACCAAAATACTTGCCTATCGTGTTCGTGATATACGTCCAAATGTAATATTCATTGAAAGAAGCCTTTAGCTACTGGCAACTAGGAACCAATTACAAACTTTCATTATTCCAAAAGAATACCCATCAATCATTAAACAAATAACAGTTGTTTAACTGGTGTATTACAAAAcatgaaatgtaatttcaattgATAATGAGTTGTAACATTATAAGAGCAATAATTTGCTATTGTGTTAAAATTTGCAATAGTGTTAAAAACAAACGGTAATCCAGCTTCTCAACTTTTTACAGAAACATATGactcaaatttatataaaattatacaaatttctttttctaatacCTTTTGGctgtagaataaataaaacaatcatatgaaattctattaaaaatgtaatttttttctaattttcaatgaatatataaacttttacaaaattaaatatcgataacgATTTGAATAACAATTGCTGAAAATACTTACTTTGTCCttatcgtcatcgtcgtcatcgtcgtcccCAGGAGTGGCAGGACCTTCGTCACCCTCGTCGTGGAAGTGGGAACTCGATTGATGCGATAAGGGCGCACCGGTTATTACCGCAACCTGTGCGGAAATCCATTGATTGAATCCGCTTCCATCTCCATAAAGCTGGCAGGTAGCAAAGGACGTGGACATGCAGCAATGCAGGTAAAGGTCGTCAAGCAGATGATTTACATACGTGTTATCTTACATGTGTTTAAGGTTGATTGGTTATTGgcgtctattatttataaGCAAGCTCCAGCATTGAGAAGATATAACAATAGTGATCAATATATTAGATActaaatggaagaaatatggTAAAAATTGCTCTAATCTATGTAAGCCATTTCTAcggaaaattttgaaaatttacagGCATACATCTTGAAATATCATTGTTGAACAATTCTGTACTAAATACTAGAATACTActatatctaattttatacaagtatttaaaaatgtaaagatttAAAACGTAGGAAAACCAAACTGTATATCCATGCTAGTCACATAgctttttaactttaatttcatttagctCAAGAAGGAAGATAGTAATTTCTACTAAGTAGCAGTAACAAGAATAGGAAATTTAGTCAATGTATAAGATTACCTTGTTCAATGGGACATTTTCTAAGCTACAGCATTAAATATTGCAGataatattactaaataaaagttttagtACTATTCAGTAGAATATTAGATTTTTGCAGGTACTTAAGGCTAGCAATCAAGATTAACGAATTAGCAAATAGGTAAGGTAAGTGTACGAGTGTCAATAATTCATAGAGATGGTGATAAGTGATTTAGAAAAATGCTTTAACAAggtaaaatgtaaaaggacCTGATTAGTTTGTTTACATACCAGATAATACTTTAACAGGATAAGGAGTGCTACTCCAGGAAACATGTAAGGTTCAAAGTAGTAACAGCCCAAAATAAAGATGACCAGTGCGATGATGcttctcattttattttcccaTTCCCAACAGCTCCTAAACATACAATAAAACAcagaaaaaaatttcaccattattcattgaataatttcataatatcttGCAATAGGATTAAAACATAACGtagattaatatataaaatatctctctacgttaatgtaaaaaattaatgaataaatgaataatatagcATTCTAGGAAACatagtaattattaatcatcGTTTTGAATGACAAACAGTATTTAATACATGAACGAAACATACGATGTGATTTACGTAACAAATGTCACGACTATTTCTAAAACAGattgaaaatagaattaaagtAGTACACGTACTGCACGTATTTTCCAATATCAATCACGATAACGATGATTGCCTTCAGCCTGAGAACGTTACGTAAAAACACCTGTCTTTTGAACTTTATCTCTGGTTCCATGTACTTCTTCTCCTTGGGATTTAACGTTCGAACACATGCTCTGACAACGTTCCACACCACGTTCAGCTCCAAAAGAATTTGCGGAGAATTTCCTTTGGCACGACCCCTCAGTTTTTTGTCCTTTAACGCGTACCATCGTTTCTCACCGTTCCTTATCCTTAGAAGAGGTATAGCGACTTTGCCGAGAAACTCTACTTTATGGTCCCTGTCCTCGTCGTACACTGTCACCTCCAACACCGAATTGATATCTTTCACGTTACTatgagaaacaaataaaaaaggttatattttttatattctcttcTGAAACTCATTATATAGTCACGATGGCTTACAAAGTGAATATTTTCTGCCAACTTGGAGCAAGCGTTTTATATTCCGTCTGGGTTTGCAATCTTGCGTTTACCAATTCCAAGACGCAAAAAGGGTCGCTCTTACCACCCAAGTCGGCTGCCGCGAGACCTTGTGCTCTGAATACCTATATAACGAACGaatcataaatatacattttatgcaTTCTACAAATCGAAAGTAATAAACGAGAGATATAAGAGATACGAATCCtaaatttatactttcaaaaattttaaatacatattgtaaatttctgtGCAGTtgacaattatatttaataagattataaagatgagcttgaaaaaaaaattaaacctTTTTTAATTAGTCCTAAAAAGCTATATTCTTCtcctattttttaattttctaattaaacattttcctACTATTTTTAAACTTAAGTTTTCTGcttctcttccattttttaaagataggTACCTTTACTGTTAAATGACCAACGTCTCGTACCCTCTGCAACGAGTTCACCAAAGCATATCTTTGGTATAATTGCTCACGTTCACGAGGTGTGTCTTCGTGAGCGGCTAAATCGCTGATCGTTTCGCTAGCGGTGGTACCACTAATAGTTAACAGTAAAAATATACTGCCAGAGCCATCCTCGAGATCCCGCCAGAGTCGATGGGTCGTCTCACGTTCAAGCGTCGTCAGATCGATTACCGTTTTTCCCATTAGGTCATCCTGATGGCTTTTATCCCGATCCCACACCGTGACCTCCAATTCTTGGCCTAAATAAGGATCTTCGTAAAGATGGAGATCGAACTGCTCCAACCAAACGGGATTCAAGGTCTTGTGCACTACTTTTGACTTGTACTTTTCTGTTCCGAGACTGAAATAtgcaaaagaaaatgattataattactattaaatattaatttgggTATATTTTACCAATAAGTAAGGATAATACTTGATGGGTAATCAAATTAGTGTATTTAGCAATTTgctaattttaatgttatttggTTTTCTCAGAAATCAAACTAATGAATCTCACGTTTTCTAAATTTCCCAGTTTGTTACGATTAGTATTCGAATTCTGAATtctcaaaaaataaatgatttgttTCTATAGGATTGTTTATCATAGGATCGTGTGaacaattgtaaattgtaagaCACATTTAAAGGATTTCTAACATGGATACTATATTATCAATTCCTTCCATTTTTCAATGTGTGGCTTTTCTAAGCGATATATTTATCTTCCTTTTAAGATAGCAAGACGTTTGTAATGATTACATTTTATACCGACAAAAAGTACAACTGAAGTATAAATTAGATACTTTATATAACTTATTTCGTTGACATTGATACTTCTTAATCTTACAAGTATTTCACAGTGAAGAAAGCGAAGTACAGGGGTAGCatcaacaataaaaataaagtaatttcaataacAATGACAGTATCGAAGACAAAGGTGAATAGAATAAGGATGTTCATACCGAAATTTGACATAGGGATCCGAAAGACCGTCTATATCCATCGGTAATAAATTCTTCGCCTCCACAAGAACAATCGTTACCACGGAGCTCCATATCTGTGACTTTAACCGTCTATTTACGTCCGCCAATCGATTGGTCCTTTGAAAATACTGCAGACATAAAAATACGCCAtgcgaaattgaattttctatctgatggaggaaaatataataagaataaagtaaaataaaaggaaacaaaatagggaaaagaaaaatatcgtttcactgtggaaaataataattttagaagatTCTGGTTAGAACATGTGTATCGGAAAAAATGTTGGACAAAATATCATCTTCGATATTAGTCTTTCAACTGCTTGTTCGATGGGCACGAttctatgaatatatgtatattatatatagggAACCAGTCAACGTTTATCTACGATTCTATATGTTCAACATTAATATTTGGTTCTCAAAATAGTGAACAAATTGTTTCGAGAAGTCTATACAGAGCTTACCACGGTAATTGAAACATAAGATATGAAAAAGAGATAGGGGCTTAgattaagtaattttaaatgtaactGCAGCATTAGTTTTACCTTTATCATCAAGTTGACAAATGTGAATCATTCACTAGCATCGATAAATGCTATCTCTCAACATGAATTCAGTTTTGTCTTCATCTTATGTACATTTAGTATATTGCGAGATATTAGATAAcatatgtaaaaatagaaCTTGGATTTGTTATTGCAATTAAGTTTTTTTCAAAGACAAATCAAAAACTGCATCAGGAATCTACAAAACAACAGATTCTCTAAATATCCTCTATCATCTGATTTCAATTCTTAACAACTTCTATAAAAAGTCTAATCTTtcatagtaaataaaaataaaataactaatcTTTTATAGTATTCTAcattattctaaattataattataactacTGGTTCcctagaaaaataaaatgttcatcAATATCCTGTATCATCTTTTCCCAACTGTTAATAGtcaactatatatatatatataaacaaatttttctagtaaaattaattaaaaaaaaaatactccAGTCTACCCTATGAAtatcttccattttctctctAACATTGCCCTTGAGTTTATCGAACAGATCATGATGCTTCACGTCCTTCGCGTCCAAAACCTCTTGCTCCTCTACCTTCGACTGTTCAGAAGAAGACTTCCTCAACCTCGAAATCAAATTTGCAGTCTCTAATCCCGATTTCTCCGATCTCTTTAAATGTTCCAATTTAATCTCTATTCTTCCCTCCTCGTCCTTCTTTTCAGGCGCggtaaatttgaaatcaaaacTCTGCTCTTTCTCGCTCAACCTCCCCTCCTCCATCTTCAAACCACTATTTTTCCTGTCGTGAACGATAGAATACGTTCCAGAGGCCCTACAACGTTCAACGATCCAACTTTCTATAGGCAGCAGCCACGGATGCTTCTCCACCTTCTCCTCCCATATTTTCTCTATCTGATCCTCCAAGATCCTCTCCACAGAGCCCATCTTCCTCTCCAACGAAGATCTCAAAGATCCGATCGTTCTCTTCTCTTTGCTTCGAACTGGTCTTTCGATCGACAAACCTTCTATCCTATT
The DNA window shown above is from Bombus pyrosoma isolate SC7728 linkage group LG7, ASM1482585v1, whole genome shotgun sequence and carries:
- the LOC122569665 gene encoding multiple C2 and transmembrane domain-containing protein isoform X7 → MYFVEQLYCEIYYDSRLVEERSRLNLNGSRQLSKSATELRNNDSSSPSRRGEQTDSGVVHHHRHHRHATSVAQRTHIFFATLKSRWGRNRSKERKKSKDAGSTLSHGVESDYAADYSSEHSKSSSATQSPARHCLTHPESPLVYGGRQNVVTRPEDSPGKCSEAYSKGSLSFQQSKDSNEEARGSISQDDSSFVQEELARRRELALRQHAFFQLRLHIKRGANLVAMDRCGASDPYVKVKSGGRLLHKSRTVHRDLNPVWDESVTLPIEDPFQSLTFKVFDYDWGLQDDFMGVAQLDLTQLDLGQSQDVMLELKDHNRPKQHLGEIYLTVTLWPRNQQEKEQYFQRTNRLADVNRRLKSQIWSSVVTIVLVEAKNLLPMDIDGLSDPYVKFRLGTEKYKSKVVHKTLNPVWLEQFDLHLYEDPYLGQELEVTVWDRDKSHQDDLMGKTVIDLTTLERETTHRLWRDLEDGSGSIFLLLTISGTTASETISDLAAHEDTPREREQLYQRYALVNSLQRVRDVGHLTVKVFRAQGLAAADLGGKSDPFCVLELVNARLQTQTEYKTLAPSWQKIFTFNVKDINSVLEVTVYDEDRDHKVEFLGKVAIPLLRIRNGEKRWYALKDKKLRGRAKGNSPQILLELNVVWNVVRACVRTLNPKEKKYMEPEIKFKRQVFLRNVLRLKAIIVIVIDIGKYVQSCWEWENKMRSIIALVIFILGCYYFEPYMFPGVALLILLKYYLLYGDGSGFNQWISAQVAVITGAPLSHQSSSHFHDEGDEGPATPGDDDDDDDDKDKEEKKSLKERLQAIQEVTQTVQNSIGYIASLCERVKNLFNFTVPYLSYLAMILAILGVAVLYFIPLRYLILVWGVNKFSRKIVRPHSVPNNELLDLITRVPDDEELLNYRELKPLPTADCEKSSTSGSPGASNLTRREQRKRHKAA
- the LOC122569665 gene encoding multiple C2 and transmembrane domain-containing protein isoform X9; its protein translation is MSKSVELLAGSEDSEQIQVDSRLVEERSRLNLNGSRQLSKSATELRNNDSSSPSRRGEQTDSGVVHHHRHHRHATSVAQRTHIFFATLKSRWGRNRSKERKKSKDAGSTLSHGVESDYAADYSSEHSKSSSATQSPARHCLTHPESPLVYGGRQNVVTRPEDSPGKCSEAYSKGSLSFQQSKDSNEEARGSISQDDSSFVQEELARRRELALRQHAFFQLRLHIKRGANLVAMDRCGASDPYVKVKSGGRLLHKSRTVHRDLNPVWDESVTLPIEDPFQSLTFKVFDYDWGLQDDFMGVAQLDLTQLDLGQSQDVMLELKDHNRPKQHLGEIYLTVTLWPRNQQEKEQYFQRTNRLADVNRRLKSQIWSSVVTIVLVEAKNLLPMDIDGLSDPYVKFRLGTEKYKSKVVHKTLNPVWLEQFDLHLYEDPYLGQELEVTVWDRDKSHQDDLMGKTVIDLTTLERETTHRLWRDLEDGSGSIFLLLTISGTTASETISDLAAHEDTPREREQLYQRYALVNSLQRVRDVGHLTVKVFRAQGLAAADLGGKSDPFCVLELVNARLQTQTEYKTLAPSWQKIFTFNVKDINSVLEVTVYDEDRDHKVEFLGKVAIPLLRIRNGEKRWYALKDKKLRGRAKGNSPQILLELNVVWNVVRACVRTLNPKEKKYMEPEIKFKRQVFLRNVLRLKAIIVIVIDIGKYVQSCWEWENKMRSIIALVIFILGCYYFEPYMFPGVALLILLKYYLVAVITGAPLSHQSSSHFHDEGDEGPATPGDDDDDDDDKDKEEKKSLKERLQAIQEVTQTVQNSIGYIASLCERVKNLFNFTVPYLSYLAMILAILGVAVLYFIPLRYLILVWGVNKFSRKIVRPHSVPNNELLDLITRVPDDEELLNYRELKPLPTADCEKSSTSGSPGASNLTRREQRKRHKAA
- the LOC122569665 gene encoding uncharacterized protein LOC122569665 isoform X2 — its product is MNHHPTSQLYKMKKNVEPIKSKTDSKETTNENNQDTRPRDLAESQISDTESKPEMSDQEPTVVAPRSGSSFLKRDKVSDISPKQLSIDSKNSSTKTSLKFLKIISNEETHENKWKKFWVHHRDKFRHKSEEDFITRNRTFEEMTAEVDAVFRKAIRSMRFDRSDTDRRFFNTDESSPEKNAGQDDNKNTASISELPQAVEAPPRRLRLSTSRIKDRKFMDVLAGERGTFKKKSEKNDPTLIASGVNEEKQKENTFKANSEISDINFLVGISDEEKDVRLENKIRSDRSTRRWSSLENLARKAENVGEGSSTNRIEGLSIERPVRSKEKRTIGSLRSSLERKMGSVERILEDQIEKIWEEKVEKHPWLLPIESWIVERCRASGTYSIVHDRKNSGLKMEEGRLSEKEQSFDFKFTAPEKKDEEGRIEIKLEHLKRSEKSGLETANLISRLRKSSSEQSKVEEQEVLDAKDVKHHDLFDKLKGNVREKMEDIHRYFQRTNRLADVNRRLKSQIWSSVVTIVLVEAKNLLPMDIDGLSDPYVKFRLGTEKYKSKVVHKTLNPVWLEQFDLHLYEDPYLGQELEVTVWDRDKSHQDDLMGKTVIDLTTLERETTHRLWRDLEDGSGSIFLLLTISGTTASETISDLAAHEDTPREREQLYQRYALVNSLQRVRDVGHLTVKVFRAQGLAAADLGGKSDPFCVLELVNARLQTQTEYKTLAPSWQKIFTFNVKDINSVLEVTVYDEDRDHKVEFLGKVAIPLLRIRNGEKRWYALKDKKLRGRAKGNSPQILLELNVVWNVVRACVRTLNPKEKKYMEPEIKFKRQVFLRNVLRLKAIIVIVIDIGKYVQSCWEWENKMRSIIALVIFILGCYYFEPYMFPGVALLILLKYYLVAVITGAPLSHQSSSHFHDEGDEGPATPGDDDDDDDDKDKEEKKSLKERLQAIQEVTQTVQNSIGYIASLCERVKNLFNFTVPYLSYLAMILAILGVAVLYFIPLRYLILVWGVNKFSRKIVRPHSVPNNELLDLITRVPDDEELLNYRELKPLPTADCEKSSTSGSPGASNLTRREQRKRHKAA
- the LOC122569665 gene encoding multiple C2 and transmembrane domain-containing protein isoform X3 — encoded protein: MNHHPTSQLYKMKKNVEPIKSKTDSKETTNENNQDTRPRDLAESQISDTESKPEMSDQEPTVVAPRSGSSFLKRDKVSDISPKQLSIDSKNSSTKTSLKFLKIISNEETHENKWKKFWVHHRDKFRHKSEEDFITRNRTFEEMTAEVDAVFRKAIRSMRFDRSDTDRRFFNTDESSPEKNAGQDDNKNTASISELPQAVEAPPRRLRLSTSRIKDRKFMDVLAGERGTFKKKSEKNDPTLIASGVNEEKQKENTFKANSEISDINFLVGISDEEKDVRLENKIRSDRSTRRWSSLENLARKAENVGEGSSTNRIEGLSIERPVRSKEKRTIGSLRSSLERKMGSVERILEDQIEKIWEEKVEKHPWLLPIESWIVERCRASGTYSIVHDRKNSGLKMEEGRLSEKEQSFDFKFTAPEKKDEEGRIEIKLEHLKRSEKSGLETANLISRLRKSSSEQSKYFQRTNRLADVNRRLKSQIWSSVVTIVLVEAKNLLPMDIDGLSDPYVKFRLGTEKYKSKVVHKTLNPVWLEQFDLHLYEDPYLGQELEVTVWDRDKSHQDDLMGKTVIDLTTLERETTHRLWRDLEDGSGSIFLLLTISGTTASETISDLAAHEDTPREREQLYQRYALVNSLQRVRDVGHLTVKVFRAQGLAAADLGGKSDPFCVLELVNARLQTQTEYKTLAPSWQKIFTFNVKDINSVLEVTVYDEDRDHKVEFLGKVAIPLLRIRNGEKRWYALKDKKLRGRAKGNSPQILLELNVVWNVVRACVRTLNPKEKKYMEPEIKFKRQVFLRNVLRLKAIIVIVIDIGKYVQSCWEWENKMRSIIALVIFILGCYYFEPYMFPGVALLILLKYYLLYGDGSGFNQWISAQVAVITGAPLSHQSSSHFHDEGDEGPATPGDDDDDDDDKDKEEKKSLKERLQAIQEVTQTVQNSIGYIASLCERVKNLFNFTVPYLSYLAMILAILGVAVLYFIPLRYLILVWGVNKFSRKIVRPHSVPNNELLDLITRVPDDEELLNYRELKPLPTADCEKSSTSGSPGASNLTRREQRKRHKAA
- the LOC122569665 gene encoding uncharacterized protein LOC122569665 isoform X1, which encodes MNHHPTSQLYKMKKNVEPIKSKTDSKETTNENNQDTRPRDLAESQISDTESKPEMSDQEPTVVAPRSGSSFLKRDKVSDISPKQLSIDSKNSSTKTSLKFLKIISNEETHENKWKKFWVHHRDKFRHKSEEDFITRNRTFEEMTAEVDAVFRKAIRSMRFDRSDTDRRFFNTDESSPEKNAGQDDNKNTASISELPQAVEAPPRRLRLSTSRIKDRKFMDVLAGERGTFKKKSEKNDPTLIASGVNEEKQKENTFKANSEISDINFLVGISDEEKDVRLENKIRSDRSTRRWSSLENLARKAENVGEGSSTNRIEGLSIERPVRSKEKRTIGSLRSSLERKMGSVERILEDQIEKIWEEKVEKHPWLLPIESWIVERCRASGTYSIVHDRKNSGLKMEEGRLSEKEQSFDFKFTAPEKKDEEGRIEIKLEHLKRSEKSGLETANLISRLRKSSSEQSKVEEQEVLDAKDVKHHDLFDKLKGNVREKMEDIHRYFQRTNRLADVNRRLKSQIWSSVVTIVLVEAKNLLPMDIDGLSDPYVKFRLGTEKYKSKVVHKTLNPVWLEQFDLHLYEDPYLGQELEVTVWDRDKSHQDDLMGKTVIDLTTLERETTHRLWRDLEDGSGSIFLLLTISGTTASETISDLAAHEDTPREREQLYQRYALVNSLQRVRDVGHLTVKVFRAQGLAAADLGGKSDPFCVLELVNARLQTQTEYKTLAPSWQKIFTFNVKDINSVLEVTVYDEDRDHKVEFLGKVAIPLLRIRNGEKRWYALKDKKLRGRAKGNSPQILLELNVVWNVVRACVRTLNPKEKKYMEPEIKFKRQVFLRNVLRLKAIIVIVIDIGKYVQSCWEWENKMRSIIALVIFILGCYYFEPYMFPGVALLILLKYYLLYGDGSGFNQWISAQVAVITGAPLSHQSSSHFHDEGDEGPATPGDDDDDDDDKDKEEKKSLKERLQAIQEVTQTVQNSIGYIASLCERVKNLFNFTVPYLSYLAMILAILGVAVLYFIPLRYLILVWGVNKFSRKIVRPHSVPNNELLDLITRVPDDEELLNYRELKPLPTADCEKSSTSGSPGASNLTRREQRKRHKAA
- the LOC122569665 gene encoding multiple C2 and transmembrane domain-containing protein isoform X6 yields the protein MSKSVELLAGSEDSEQIQVDSRLVEERSRLNLNGSRQLSKSATELRNNDSSSPSRRGEQTDSGVVHHHRHHRHATSVAQRTHIFFATLKSRWGRNRSKERKKSKDAGSTLSHGVESDYAADYSSEHSKSSSATQSPARHCLTHPESPLVYGGRQNVVTRPEDSPGKCSEAYSKGSLSFQQSKDSNEEARGSISQDDSSFVQEELARRRELALRQHAFFQLRLHIKRGANLVAMDRCGASDPYVKVKSGGRLLHKSRTVHRDLNPVWDESVTLPIEDPFQSLTFKVFDYDWGLQDDFMGVAQLDLTQLDLGQSQDVMLELKDHNRPKQHLGEIYLTVTLWPRNQQEKEQYFQRTNRLADVNRRLKSQIWSSVVTIVLVEAKNLLPMDIDGLSDPYVKFRLGTEKYKSKVVHKTLNPVWLEQFDLHLYEDPYLGQELEVTVWDRDKSHQDDLMGKTVIDLTTLERETTHRLWRDLEDGSGSIFLLLTISGTTASETISDLAAHEDTPREREQLYQRYALVNSLQRVRDVGHLTVKVFRAQGLAAADLGGKSDPFCVLELVNARLQTQTEYKTLAPSWQKIFTFNVKDINSVLEVTVYDEDRDHKVEFLGKVAIPLLRIRNGEKRWYALKDKKLRGRAKGNSPQILLELNVVWNVVRACVRTLNPKEKKYMEPEIKFKRQVFLRNVLRLKAIIVIVIDIGKYVQSCWEWENKMRSIIALVIFILGCYYFEPYMFPGVALLILLKYYLLYGDGSGFNQWISAQVAVITGAPLSHQSSSHFHDEGDEGPATPGDDDDDDDDKDKEEKKSLKERLQAIQEVTQTVQNSIGYIASLCERVKNLFNFTVPYLSYLAMILAILGVAVLYFIPLRYLILVWGVNKFSRKIVRPHSVPNNELLDLITRVPDDEELLNYRELKPLPTADCEKSSTSGSPGASNLTRREQRKRHKAA
- the LOC122569665 gene encoding multiple C2 and transmembrane domain-containing protein isoform X4; this encodes MNHHPTSQLYKMKKNVEPIKSKTDSKETTNENNQDTRPRDLAESQISDTESKPEMSDQEPTVVAPRSGSSFLKRDKVSDISPKQLSIDSKNSSTKTSLKFLKIISNEETHENKWKKFWVHHRDKFRHKSEEDFITRNRTFEEMTAEVDAVFRKAIRSMRFDRSDTDRRFFNTDESSPEKNAGQDDNKNTASISELPQAVEAPPRRLRLSTSRIKDRISDEEKDVRLENKIRSDRSTRRWSSLENLARKAENVGEGSSTNRIEGLSIERPVRSKEKRTIGSLRSSLERKMGSVERILEDQIEKIWEEKVEKHPWLLPIESWIVERCRASGTYSIVHDRKNSGLKMEEGRLSEKEQSFDFKFTAPEKKDEEGRIEIKLEHLKRSEKSGLETANLISRLRKSSSEQSKVEEQEVLDAKDVKHHDLFDKLKGNVREKMEDIHRYFQRTNRLADVNRRLKSQIWSSVVTIVLVEAKNLLPMDIDGLSDPYVKFRLGTEKYKSKVVHKTLNPVWLEQFDLHLYEDPYLGQELEVTVWDRDKSHQDDLMGKTVIDLTTLERETTHRLWRDLEDGSGSIFLLLTISGTTASETISDLAAHEDTPREREQLYQRYALVNSLQRVRDVGHLTVKVFRAQGLAAADLGGKSDPFCVLELVNARLQTQTEYKTLAPSWQKIFTFNVKDINSVLEVTVYDEDRDHKVEFLGKVAIPLLRIRNGEKRWYALKDKKLRGRAKGNSPQILLELNVVWNVVRACVRTLNPKEKKYMEPEIKFKRQVFLRNVLRLKAIIVIVIDIGKYVQSCWEWENKMRSIIALVIFILGCYYFEPYMFPGVALLILLKYYLLYGDGSGFNQWISAQVAVITGAPLSHQSSSHFHDEGDEGPATPGDDDDDDDDKDKEEKKSLKERLQAIQEVTQTVQNSIGYIASLCERVKNLFNFTVPYLSYLAMILAILGVAVLYFIPLRYLILVWGVNKFSRKIVRPHSVPNNELLDLITRVPDDEELLNYRELKPLPTADCEKSSTSGSPGASNLTRREQRKRHKAA